In Brienomyrus brachyistius isolate T26 chromosome 11, BBRACH_0.4, whole genome shotgun sequence, the DNA window ACTACATTAATTCTGCACTTTTACACTTTGCTTGTCGCTTACTTCTGTGAAACCTCGTCAACCGGAGAGAGAATAGATTGCGTCTTTGGGTTTGAGGGGATCGATGTGTTGTCTTCTTGCAGGAATGCCTCATTGATGAGGACTGCTCTGTAGGCCACTACTGCCTTTACGACATCCTACAGTCAAGATGTCTTCCCTGCAAGACCGTCGACGCGGTAGGTGCCTCCCAAGTGTGTGTGACATTCATATCCAGAAAGCAATTTGTTCAGCTTCTTGTTGATATATGGATTAAAAGGCAGCCCCTCCGCGGCATTCCAGACATCCTCCTCTCCCAACTGAACATCTGGCTAAGTGCCGCTAAAGGAGAAACCATGTGCAGGAAGCATCAAGATCATCCGACACAATTAATCTTGTATGTAGCAGGGTGCTTCCAGAAATCGTAGCTGAGGTGAAAGTCTTAAGGGTGCCGTTACATCACTTCACATTTAACGTGAAGCAGGCCACTTGACAGATCGCCCGTGCTGCCCCATTCCTCCGTCATGTGGAAGATGAGGTGAGAAGAAAGAGATGAGACACGTCAGCCGGACAGACCACAAACATGGATGGGATGGTTTTGGCtggtaggaatggaaaacaaaGGCGAGAAGTGGCCCGTAATAGGTAGAGCACACACGCTTTACAGGGCCAGTTCCCTGGAAAGACTGCGCAGACTCTCATCACCGTGTCAGGGTATTTTTATACAAATCTCTGCTTCGTGCTACTTTCACATGTGAAACTAGGATTTTGTGTAAAGTTCTGGTGCCTGGACTAACAAGGAGCACAAGGGATCTCAAAGTTCTGGATTTCGCTACACTTCATCACTTTCGTTCCTGTTCTGGTTCTGGGGTGCTATGGCAACaaactgtgcatgtgtgtctcagGTCTGCACCAAGGATGAGGAATGCTGTGCGGGTCAGCTGTGCGTTTGGGGCCAGTGCTCGGAGAACAGCTCCAAAGGAGAGGCGGGCACCATCTGCCAGTGCCAGAGCCAGTGCCGAGCCAACCTCTGCTGCGCCTTCCACAAAGGTTCGGCTTCTGGGACCGTCGCACGAGTGCCGGGGAATTCCACACGTTCCTGATCGTTCACAAAGCAAGTGACCAGCTTCGGCCGCCACCCTTCAGTCAAGCACTGAACCAGTTCACTAAACTGGTGATCGATATCGTAAATGGTCATCCGTTTGATTTTACTCAGCAGTTTACAGCCCTTTGGAGACCCAGCCACTTCGTGGCCATGCAGAAGTAGCACTGATATACATTGTAaacattacagaaaatggatggatggctgtgtGGGGAACTGAAAACCTGGTTGTGCTAAAACTCCAGTCTATTGTAACAGATTCAATCTCATACTTTCTGCTCTGTGAAGCCAAAAACAACAATCAGACCTGGCTGCTGCGCCCTgccccccatctcccccccccaccccagccttgCTCTTCCCAGTGTGCACTGGCAGGCCTTTGGAACGGGAGCGCTGCCGCATCCCATCCAACCACTTGAATGAACTGCAGTCCTGGGatatggagggggaggggcctcGGGAGTACTGCCCCTGTGCCGCGGAGTTAGAGTGCCAGCCACTGGGGTAAGGGTTACATTCCCCCAGTGTACTAAGTCCGTCGTCGTTTGTTAGCCTGCTTTCATTTCTTCCAACAATAGGCCGCATGCACATTTAACAACTTTCGCCCAGTTTAATACCGTTTGTTATTCGTCAACAAGAGAATCATGCTAGCAGCGCTAAGGTCatgagttcaaatcccagggagcaCGCAATTGTAAACTTTCCTCCTGCTgcaatcactttggataaaagcatcagataaatgagCTCATGTAAAATTAAAATAGCAATCGCTAAGCGTCAAGTCATGGCACATATGAAATAACGCAGCTTTGCATAACATTACAGAAAAAAGACTGCTTTGAATGATTTGCGCAGTGAACTGTGAACTCTATGTTAAATTCCATGACTAGAATGTTtacaacagaacaaaaaaatatcCTCAATGTGACTATTTCCGATAGACTTAGTGACACCTAGTGGACAGAATACGAAATTCtcctcagtaaaaaaaaataataaaaaatactgcAGTATTTGCTATAATGAACAGTTCAGAACAAGACTGTGATTCCTGCAGGCACAACTCATGTGAACTTTTATTCCTGTTGATAATCACCCAAAACATTGAAGGACTTGCATTTGGATTAATGGGAAGTGTATGGATGTGGCATCTTGCTAACCCGCCCTTCCTCCCACCACAGAAGAGGCTCACTGTGCCTGAGACCGCAGAACTCCTCCAGTGAAGACCAGGACGACGCGTCTTATTCTGAGACGGACTACATCGTGTGAACGGtgcagccaaaaccagaagcttgCAGTATGAGTCTGAGCGATGCGTCCAGCTACCTGACCAATGTGTCTGAAGTTGCACCCAGGCCAGCAACTATACTCAGTTGCACTATTTATTGAGCTTCTCCCATCCTATTAGAGATGCTTTCATTAATTTCCACTGTTCATTGAAACATCTTGCAAGCGTGTAAGTTGTGCTTGAGATTCAGTGCAGAAATGCTGGCCTGCGACACCAGAAATGTGACCAAAGCTATAGATCtgtgtatattttgccagtgtCACATAAGGTGAAAGTATCTTTATCTTCGATGTAAGCGTTTGATTGCGGAACCAACAAAGAAATGCAAATGAGGACAAGGTGGTTTGTACGTCAGTGGTgtaatttagtatttccctAAGTCAAGATGCTACACAcagatgggtgtgtgtgtgtgtgtgtgtgtgtgtgtgtgtgcaagtataaatatatatgaagCAGCTACAGGGTTCTGTGTGGGTTCAGACATGGTCAATAAATAATGACGAAGGCATTTCAGAAATTTAAGAAAGTCTCTGTCTCACACCAGAAGTGTCCTGTAGCACTACAGAAAAACTGCTGCTGGTGAAATGACTCCATTAAACTTAAGATTAAATGCTTTGGAAAAGCTTCTGTGGTCTTTCGTCTCaaatcaattaaaataaaattagataATGTAGAAGATAAATGCTGGATGTGTACTACCCACAGTGCTGAAGATGAAACAGGATAATTACCATTTCAAGGACAAACCCCTTTAAAATGTcctgattaaaagaaaaaaataagttaattaaatgttttctgAAAGACTAAGGACAATGATACTTTTCTGGAGTCAGGATTGACAGGATATAATTTATGACAGAATACCGCATTTatgaaaaaaagcattttaattagtTCTAAAATCATTAGCTATGTTCACACAAGATTTTAactgcaaaataaaattttgtATTGGCATTTTCTATGGTGAACAGCCTGCGGCAAATGTAGGCCCCCAGTTCATGCCCTCCATTCCAACGCAGGTCTCCCCCTGACTGAGCGTGAACGAGCAACGCAACACGCCACCCCCCTCGCGCACATTCCGCAAAGGCAGCGGACCTCCCCAAGGAAGCTCACAAACTATCCAAATAAGATGCAGCTTCAACTCATCGGACACACGCCAGGCCATACACAGAGGAGGCGGGGGTAGAGACAGTAAACACTaaattaacataaggttaaatAGTCCAAAAAAGTGCCAACTCACAAGACCTAATGCTCATTAAGTCTGCGGCAAAATAATTTACAAaacaagtttttttatttttttgcttttttttttaagccttGGTAGTATGACAACTAATATGTACCAGTACTGCCAAATTAAAACAAAAGCTACCAGAATtatcttttttatttaaaaagcaggTGTTTATGAGTGTAGTCATAGTGCAGTGTCATAATTGGGGGAACTGATCAGACTTCCATGTGTCTGCAGAGGAAGGACGATAACACACCTCATCCTCGGGGTGGCTGGCCAGGATACCACCAACAATGTAGACAAGTTAAAATGCTGTCAGACAAAGCCGTGACCCTCTCGAATCAGGAGGGAGATTTTAACACGAAGGTAAAAAAACCCGAAGACCAACACCACACGTTTTTACTAGAATGAAGACATGCGGATGGAGTCAATGTGAGAACAACTCAGAATGGTTTGATATTGATGCTCAGCAATCTCCCATAAGCCTTGGACGTTGGGGGCGTTTTGCCTGGTTGCTATATAGGGAACTTTGAGCATCTTAGAGGTATATGTGCCATGTGGGAAAGGAAGGCTCTGACATTATACAGGGAAAAGCAGCACGAGACAGACACTGCCACGCTGTTCCCAACTGTTCAACGCACGCGCCCATCTCGGTATCGCTCAATTGATTTGTCTATGGTTTtagatttttgtgttttttttttttctttttttttcattttattgaataGCTTTTGCACTTCCCTTTAAACTTTACAGTATATTACACTATAGTGCACAATAGTATACTGAGCCACTCTAAACCTCAGTGTGAAGGGTGGGTCAGCCACATAGCGCTGGTGACGTTTCCATCCCTGCCGTGGTGGGGCTTCACAGCGGCGGGGGCGAGCCAGCTAAGCCCATGGGCGACCCGGGCACTCAGTCCTGGCCCGGGTCCTTGCTGGGGCCACCGTCAAGGTAGATCTTGAGCGCCTTCTCTTTGCGGGGCGAGTAGCTGACGCGCTGGCCCGTCTTCAGCAGCCGGCTGCTCTCCTTCTTCATCAGCTCGTTGCGCTCCTCCTCTGACAGCTCCATGGGCTCCTCCATCTTGTCCCTGGGGGGGGCGGCACGAGGTCGTGAGATTCATAGCTTCCTGTTAGCATGTTGGCAGTTCACGGTTGGAGTAAGAAGTAGTAAATCAAGCTGGCCTTGGCAATATCCACTGTTCTGGATAATGGTGGGTAAAGGAAACTGGGAAGGCGACAGacggatacaaaaaaaaacgaGCCCAGGGATTTTACGAGGATAAATACAACTACCACTGATATTCGCGTCAAGCCAGGAAAGTTCAGCGTATAAAAATGTAACGGAAGAGCACATTTCCATAGCTCACTCAGGCCATGGGAGATGTCTGACAAAATGTCTGTGGATTAGTGAGCTTTGGAAATGTGACAGAAATTCTTTGTTGGATTACATGATGATTGTACGAgttcaaaaaaagaatattagtTAAAATACCTGGGTTGATTGCAAAATCCAAATGCCTTTTTATAGGTGCCCCCAAAACTGCCATGTTTACATGGGGAAAAGTATCAGCATGACATCATCCTGTTCAATAAACAGCATCAAGGATAAAGCTAAAATGTTTCTACCTGTAAAAAACTACAGCCCCATCGTCGCTGATATAGAGAGGCCAGACGTTGAGTGTGGAAACCTTGGGATTCCAATCCAAATCCTGATGGATCTCCAGAACTGAGATGTCACAAGGAAACGTTCCTCTACCCTGGAGAGGAGACAAATGTATGTAGGTGCTACACATTTGACACAAAACCAAGCTAACataaaatctaaaaataaaaggacaatggtgACATACCTTAGCAAATTCTAAATTTTCAACTGCGATTCCACTCAACTGACTGAGCTGAAAGAGATTTCAAACAGCACATTTGAAACAAAGTAAATAACGCCTCACATCTTGCACAGCACATTCCCATGGAGGGGTGCAGGGCTTCAGGAAGGAATACCCACCTTCTCCTTCAGCTCATCCACACTGCTGCTCTCCAGCACCACCTCCTGGAAAGGCTCTAGCTTCATGCGGGTAGGACTCCACCGGCGGGTCAGCACCGCCAGCTGGGACATGGACTTCATCTTCTCTGGCTCTATAGAAACGAAAGACAGTGAGGGGGCAATCAGGGAGCCCCCCATCGATGATGCTATAATAACCAAAATTACACCTGTGACAAATGAAGGATTGACAACAAAGCACTTTTTTTTCCAGGGGTAACTTCCGAATATGTACCATTTAAAACTTCTAGGAAGACCTCCCAGTTACTGGAAATATTAATATCTTCCTCATAAACATGGTAGTCCAGGAATACAGTCCCAGGGTTCTTCCAAGTCTTCTTTCTTAGGCGAAACCTGAggacaggaagaaaaaaaaaaaaaaaaaaaaaaaaaaaaaactggttatGTTTTACTCATGAATCACAGACTGATTTTCAGGTGTATCCAATGCTAAATGCAAGCTCCGTGACTCACTGATTTTGCTACAGAAAGGCACACACCCGCCCACCCACCCCCTATAAGGGCACCTCGGCATCTTCCCACAGTGGCACTGACCTGTCGATGCTGAGGGTCAGCTTACACTGCTCTCTCAGCAGAGGCAGCAGCTCCTCTTTCGACTGCCTCACAGTCATGCCCTTGGCAAACACGGCATCCAGCAGGAACTTACAGGGCTTGGGAAGAGAGGACAGTGCTTAGTGCTCCACCAGAAATGTACTTTACACGAGGTCAAAGATCTACACAAAATATATTTACCTCTGGATCATTCACCAGTAGCTGGTACACCTTCACTCTGTACTCGCCTTTTTTCAACGCTCTTCCTAATCGAATTGTTATCTGTTTAGatataaaaacaaacagagATAAATCTGGCATTGAAAACACCCCTCCCTTTACCCATAGCCTTATGGCCCTTGTGAAAAAGATTCAATAAATCTAAATAAGAAGGCTTAAGGTTGTTTGACCTCAAAAAGAGACTTACCTTGTTGTCGtcagagaaggaggagagggtcTCGTTCAGCCGCACGCTCTCGAACTCCTGGTTGTTGGCATAGACCCGGAAGACCTTGAACTGGGAGGACAGGACCCCTACAAAGGGCTCGAGTTTTTGTTTGAACGCAGCTAGTGTTATTCTCTTATCCACGTAGACCAGCAAACCTGAAAAACCAGGTTCACACTATTTAATTTCACCATCCAGTTACATTTCAGAAATATTTCCAAGTTATGTCATTTAAAAcaatgtttctcaacctggGCCTTGGGGACACCCAGACTCTCCACTGTCTGGAGGTCCTCATAGACCGGGGTGAGAAACACCGATTTAGAATACAACACACTACAACAAGCATGTTCTCTTCAGAAACAGTGAGCAAGGTCAAAAAGCAGGTTCTTAAGCAGATTGCTGCTTGGCTTGTTCTGCTCTCGGTATATCTGATGTACGGCTATATTATGATTCATCTTAACAACTTATCCAGTCCACAGTCACAGTGGGCCTAGAGCCCAGAACTAAGCAGCATATTGCAGGGGCACACCTGCCTTAGACGGTATGTCAATGTATCACGCACACACAATGGGAGAAACAAATTCAAcagactgcatgtctttggactgtgggaggaaaccacacacacacacacacacacacacacacacacacacacacacacacacacacacacacacacacacacacacacacacacacacacacacacacacacagagcatggGAGGGATCTGAACCCTAAACCCTCTATATATGAGGCAACGGTGCCACCCGCTGAGCTAGACAATTTACAGCTGAAACTATAAGCAAGTTCCTGCAACCAATAAAACAACAGACACAAAGAGGATGATGTAAAAATAATCACATTATCATGCATTTCTGTTCAACTCTACAATACTGCAGAGCAGCTGCTCCTCAAAGCAGCTCCAAAAGCCGCTAATGTTGCTAACGGACCATAAAAACTACCAAGCAAGCTCAAGCAACGCACATTTGCTGTGGCCGTCCCCAGGCCCATCCTCCTGCGAGTAGGGCTCGGCCCGAAAGTACATGTAATGGGCTTCGCCTTTGCTCTTGCCGCTCTCGTCGTACTCGCTGTCGGTGCCCGAGTCCTCCTCGGCCGTGTCCCAGGTCTCCTTCTTGGCCTCGTGGGCCTTGGATCGCCGGCTGCTGGTGATGCTATGGCTGATGAGGCCGTTGGCCAGCGGGATGGGCCCGCTGTCGGCGTTGCACAGCGTGTCGCTGCTGTGACTGGAGCTCAGGATGTCGCTGTCCACCGAGCTCGTGCTGCGATCGTTGTTGACATCAGAGTCTGAGCGCTCCTCCGACGGAAATTGGTTCTCTGGGTCGGAGGCTCCACCACTGCCGCCGCCGGTTCGGATCCGCTTCTCCAATTCCCGGTTGTCAGCGGTGGAGACGGAAAAGGCGGAAGACGCCTCCTGGGATAGGGAGTCCACGTGTTCGACGTCGCTGGCGTTCTGGCTGTCGCTGTTGCTAGAGGCCTGctgctcctgctgctgctggagGGACAGGTTCTTCAGCTTCTCCGTGCTCTCCTCCAGTATGGCCTCGACAGACTTAGTGTTGCTTTTCGCCCCCTCGAAGAGCTCCTCGGACTCAGCGCCCACCTTTTGGCTACAAGTTCTACTGGCCAGCGAGCCCGGTGACTGCTCAGGCAGCGAAACAAACAAGCGGATGGTGTTTCCATGCCGGTCCAAGAGTTTCCACAAATGTGAGTCAGTGAATGACATCTGGTGATCTAGCGAATCGGAGCTTTCCACAAAAACCTAGACGAGCAGAATTAAGAGCATTATTACACCGCCTTCAAAACACAGGAAACCAAGCTATCAATTTCATCAGGCGGCTACAACTGCAAAAAAGTGCGCCTCAGGTGCTTTACAGCACAGCAAAGCCTAGAATGGAACTTCAAAGTACATATTAAAATAGCCTCCACTCTCTAGCCTTCTTTCTTAACACATTGGTATGGAAGAGCAGATTGCTTCTCATTACAGCCTCAAACAGCACAGGAGAGACACCAGGAGGGGAAAGATGGGGACCTTATTACTCCTGAAGAATCCCTCGGCTTTCAGTGTCTTGTTGGGCACGTAGAGAAGCCGCAAGTCATTGTAGCAACGTTCCAGGACAACACGCATCGTTTCCACAGAAAGGCCAGTCGCCTGCACAAGAAAACAGTTCAGTCATAGAACTAACTCTTCTTCACTgcttatatatttttgtaatataGTTGCAGTAAGTAGGATGCTGAGGGTGGGAGTTGACTACTCCTTGGATGCAGCACTATGTGCTGTCACCATCACAAGGAAACTCCCACGACATCCTACCTGGGCTATGAGCTGCTTGAACTCTGCGACGGTCTGGTTTAGGTAGGCCCGGACGCTCACGGGTGGAGAGATAGTCTCACTCTTCAGCCCAACCACGTGGACCTTCACCATCACCTCTACAGAGAACCACCACGATTAACCAGTGATGTAAATCTGAATATCTTTTCTAATGCAACCATCCATGAACAGAATGGCAATCTAGTTTCAAATGCAGTATCTATACCCCTAGACAAGCCCTTCCCTCCTGAAATCAGTCAAAGAGTAAAGGGTAGGGTATTTGGCAGTTCGTCAGTAGGGTTTTCAATCTACCTGCAACAGGAGCACCTGGCAAACTA includes these proteins:
- the dkk3a gene encoding dickkopf-related protein 3a, whose protein sequence is MTRDPKARMMQLAALVLCIFQLHGVAPQTTASAEPDATRLVDANLAEGHTTLNDMFREVEKLMEDTQHKLEEAVYKMDNESAKSMLYVNDLPSNYQEESSAERAAGNQSVRTGEVMGEVTDNSTGTTHFSRSLIQPDGRRNQIDRECLIDEDCSVGHYCLYDILQSRCLPCKTVDAVCTKDEECCAGQLCVWGQCSENSSKGEAGTICQCQSQCRANLCCAFHKALLFPVCTGRPLERERCRIPSNHLNELQSWDMEGEGPREYCPCAAELECQPLGRGSLCLRPQNSSSEDQDDASYSETDYIV